In a genomic window of Pseudomonas oryzihabitans:
- a CDS encoding baeRF3 domain-containing protein translates to MNDTLDHHALATWMKAAVPPCLSLYLPTKRAFPQREQNVIRFKNLLRTVEAEVRQRFPEADTTALLAPLTALIDDADFWNHPRGGLIILRDRDHLHLLKVAGGVPETAMVNHHFHLQPLLQLAQTTGRYQVLCLSRDHARLFEGSRDNLVELELAESVPRTLEEALGTDLTEGNQRGLPQGFGRASERGDAMQHNAGGISKHDEQNVDRERYFLALDRALTREHSQPSKLPLLLAALPEHQAVFRRISNNTLLLAEGLAGDPGPLDNEALRRKAWAVMAPHLDRHLGELLDTYAQRQGQGLASDRLEEIGGAVLDARVDTLLVEADRRIPGHLDFDRRLLVPSDPAGANTEDLLDELSLQTLQQGGQVLVLPRERMPGKTGAAAIYRF, encoded by the coding sequence ATGAACGACACCCTCGATCATCACGCACTCGCCACCTGGATGAAGGCGGCGGTTCCACCTTGCCTGTCGCTCTATTTGCCCACCAAGCGCGCCTTCCCGCAACGCGAACAGAACGTCATCCGCTTCAAGAATCTGCTGCGCACCGTCGAAGCCGAGGTGCGTCAGCGCTTCCCCGAGGCCGATACCACCGCCCTGCTCGCCCCCTTGACCGCTCTGATCGACGACGCCGACTTCTGGAATCATCCACGCGGCGGCCTGATCATCCTGCGGGACCGCGATCATCTGCACCTGCTCAAGGTAGCTGGCGGCGTACCGGAAACGGCGATGGTCAACCATCACTTCCACCTGCAGCCACTGCTGCAACTGGCCCAGACCACCGGCCGCTATCAGGTGCTTTGCCTGTCCCGCGATCATGCCCGCCTGTTCGAAGGCAGCCGCGACAACCTGGTGGAGCTCGAACTGGCCGAAAGCGTGCCCCGGACCCTGGAAGAGGCCTTGGGCACCGACCTGACCGAAGGCAACCAGCGTGGCCTGCCCCAGGGTTTCGGCCGGGCCAGCGAGCGCGGCGACGCCATGCAGCACAATGCCGGCGGCATCAGCAAACATGACGAGCAGAATGTCGATCGCGAACGCTATTTCCTGGCCCTGGATCGGGCCCTCACCCGCGAGCACTCGCAGCCGAGCAAGCTACCCCTGTTGCTCGCCGCCTTGCCGGAGCATCAGGCGGTCTTTCGCCGGATCAGCAACAATACCCTGCTATTGGCCGAGGGACTCGCGGGCGATCCGGGACCGCTCGACAATGAGGCCCTGAGACGCAAGGCCTGGGCGGTCATGGCGCCGCATCTCGATCGGCATCTGGGCGAATTGCTGGATACCTATGCCCAACGCCAGGGCCAGGGCCTGGCCTCGGATCGGCTGGAAGAGATCGGCGGCGCCGTACTGGATGCCCGGGTCGACACCTTGCTGGTGGAAGCCGACCGGCGCATTCCCGGCCACCTGGACTTCGATCGCCGCTTGCTGGTGCCTTCCGACCCGGCCGGCGCGAACACCGAGGACCTGCTGGATGAACTCAGCCTGCAAACCCTGCAACAGGGTGGCCAGGTACTGGTGCTGCCGCGCGAGCGAATGCCGGGCAAGACCGGCGCCGCAGCCATCTATAGATTCTAG
- the ispD gene encoding 2-C-methyl-D-erythritol 4-phosphate cytidylyltransferase, translated as MTPAPSFWAVLPAAGVGSRMRADRPKQYLELAGRSVIEHTLAAFLEHPGTQGIVVALANDDPWWPQLPLAQDARIRCAEGGAERASSVLSALLLLSAQGVADDAWVLVHDAARPNLQRSDIDQLLACLADDDVGGLLAVPVRDTLKRAGADGRVAATLDRSLVWQAYTPQMFRLGPLSRALADALAAGVAVTDEASAMEWAGLAPRLVEGRPDNLKITRPEDLEWLRRSWQLDALADTPAS; from the coding sequence ATGACTCCTGCACCCTCGTTCTGGGCCGTCCTGCCGGCCGCTGGCGTCGGTTCGCGCATGCGCGCGGATCGCCCCAAGCAGTACCTCGAATTGGCCGGCCGTAGCGTCATCGAACACACCCTGGCGGCTTTCCTCGAGCATCCTGGCACCCAGGGCATCGTGGTGGCGCTGGCCAACGACGATCCCTGGTGGCCGCAGTTGCCCCTCGCCCAGGACGCGCGCATTCGCTGCGCCGAAGGCGGCGCCGAGCGCGCCAGTTCGGTGCTGTCGGCGCTGTTACTGCTGAGCGCCCAAGGCGTGGCGGACGACGCCTGGGTGCTGGTGCACGATGCCGCGCGTCCCAACCTGCAGCGCAGCGACATCGACCAACTGTTGGCCTGCCTGGCGGACGATGACGTGGGCGGCCTGCTCGCCGTGCCGGTGCGGGATACTCTCAAGCGCGCCGGTGCCGATGGCCGGGTCGCGGCTACCCTGGATCGCAGCCTGGTCTGGCAGGCCTATACGCCGCAGATGTTCCGTCTCGGGCCGCTGAGTCGAGCCCTGGCCGATGCCTTGGCGGCCGGCGTCGCCGTGACCGATGAGGCCTCGGCCATGGAATGGGCGGGCCTGGCGCCGCGCCTGGTGGAAGGCCGGCCGGACAATCTCAAGATCACCCGGCCGGAAGACTTGGAGTGGCTGCGCCGCAGCTGGCAGCTCGATGCCCTGGCGGACACGCCAGCCTCCTAG
- a CDS encoding septum formation initiator family protein — MRSPYWLFPFLLLLLGGLQYRLWVGDGSFAQVRELKQQIADQNGENRRLLERNEILEAEVVELKKGMETVEERARHELGMVKQGETLFLQSK; from the coding sequence ATGCGAAGTCCCTATTGGCTGTTTCCCTTCCTGCTCCTGCTACTCGGCGGTCTCCAATATCGCCTGTGGGTCGGTGATGGCAGCTTCGCCCAGGTGCGCGAACTCAAGCAGCAGATCGCCGACCAGAACGGCGAGAACAGGCGCCTGCTGGAGCGCAACGAGATCCTCGAAGCCGAGGTCGTCGAGCTCAAGAAAGGCATGGAGACCGTCGAGGAGCGTGCCCGCCACGAACTCGGCATGGTCAAACAGGGCGAAACCCTCTTCCTGCAATCCAAATAA
- the eno gene encoding phosphopyruvate hydratase, with product MAKIVDIKGREVLDSRGNPTVEADVILDNGIVGRATAPSGASTGSREALELRDGDKSRYLGKGVLKAVGNINGPIRDLLLGKDPSDQQALDRAMIELDGTDNKAKLGANAILAVSLAAAKAAAEDQDLPLYAHIANLNGTPGQYSMPVPMMNIINGGEHADNNVDIQEFMVQPVGAKSFADALRVGAEIFHHLKAVLKARGLSTSVGDEGGFAPNLASNADALAAIAEAVQKAGYELGTDVTLALDCASSEFYKDGKYDLSGEGKAFDANGFADYLAGLTEQFPIISIEDGMDESDWAGWKALTDKIGSKVQLVGDDLFVTNTKILKEGIEKGIGNSILIKFNQIGSLTETLEAIQMAKAAGYTAVISHRSGETEDSTIADLAVGTAAGQIKTGSLCRSDRVSKYNQLLRIEEQLGAKAPYRGRAEFRS from the coding sequence ATGGCTAAGATCGTCGACATCAAGGGACGTGAAGTCCTGGATTCCCGCGGCAACCCCACCGTTGAAGCGGACGTTATCCTGGACAATGGCATCGTCGGTCGCGCCACTGCGCCGTCCGGCGCGTCCACCGGTTCGCGCGAGGCCCTGGAGCTGCGCGACGGCGATAAGAGCCGCTACCTGGGCAAGGGCGTGCTGAAGGCCGTCGGCAACATCAACGGTCCGATCCGTGACCTGCTGCTGGGCAAGGATCCTTCCGACCAGCAGGCCCTGGACCGCGCCATGATCGAGCTGGACGGCACCGACAACAAGGCCAAGCTGGGCGCCAACGCCATCCTGGCCGTGTCTCTGGCCGCCGCCAAGGCCGCCGCCGAAGACCAGGATCTGCCACTCTACGCCCACATCGCCAACCTGAACGGCACCCCCGGTCAGTACTCCATGCCGGTACCGATGATGAACATCATCAACGGCGGTGAGCATGCCGACAACAACGTCGACATCCAGGAATTCATGGTCCAGCCGGTCGGCGCCAAGAGCTTCGCCGACGCCCTGCGCGTGGGTGCCGAGATCTTCCATCACCTCAAGGCAGTGCTGAAGGCCCGTGGCCTGAGCACCTCCGTGGGTGACGAAGGCGGTTTCGCCCCGAACCTGGCCTCCAATGCCGATGCCCTGGCCGCCATCGCCGAAGCCGTGCAGAAGGCCGGCTACGAGCTGGGCACCGATGTCACCCTGGCCCTGGACTGCGCCTCCAGCGAGTTCTACAAGGATGGCAAGTACGACCTGTCCGGCGAAGGCAAGGCCTTCGACGCCAACGGTTTCGCCGACTACCTGGCTGGCCTGACCGAGCAGTTCCCGATCATCTCCATCGAAGACGGCATGGATGAGTCCGACTGGGCCGGCTGGAAGGCGCTGACCGACAAGATCGGCAGCAAGGTGCAGCTGGTGGGCGACGACCTGTTCGTCACCAATACCAAGATCCTGAAGGAAGGCATCGAGAAGGGTATCGGTAACTCGATCCTGATCAAGTTCAACCAGATCGGCTCCCTGACCGAAACCCTGGAAGCCATCCAGATGGCCAAGGCCGCCGGCTACACCGCGGTGATCTCCCACCGCAGCGGCGAGACCGAAGACTCCACCATCGCCGACCTGGCCGTGGGTACCGCCGCTGGTCAGATCAAGACCGGTTCGCTGTGCCGTTCCGACCGCGTCTCCAAGTACAACCAGCTGCTGCGTATCGAAGAGCAACTGGGTGCCAAGGCGCCTTACCGCGGCCGTGCCGAGTTCCGTAGCTAA
- the kdsA gene encoding 3-deoxy-8-phosphooctulonate synthase translates to MTAQKIVRVGNIEIANDKPFVLFGGMNVLESRDLAMQVCEQYVKVTEKLGIPYVFKASFDKANRSSVTSYRGPGMEAGLRIFEELKATFGVPVITDVHEPYQAAPVAAVCDIIQLPAFLSRQTDLVVAMAKTDAVINIKKAQFLAPQEMKHILAKCEEAGNDQLILCERGSSFGYNNLVVDMLGFGIMKSFGYPVFFDVTHALQMPGGRADSAGGRRAQVTDLAKAGMSQGLAGLFLEAHPDPEHAKCDGPCALRLDKLEPFLAQLKALDELVKSFTPIETA, encoded by the coding sequence ATGACCGCTCAGAAGATCGTCCGCGTCGGCAACATCGAGATCGCCAACGACAAGCCCTTCGTGCTATTTGGCGGCATGAACGTGCTGGAATCCCGCGACCTGGCCATGCAGGTGTGCGAGCAATACGTCAAGGTGACCGAGAAGCTGGGCATCCCCTATGTCTTCAAGGCCAGTTTCGACAAGGCCAACCGTTCCTCGGTGACCAGCTACCGCGGCCCGGGCATGGAAGCCGGCCTGCGCATCTTCGAAGAGCTCAAGGCCACCTTCGGCGTGCCGGTGATCACCGACGTCCATGAGCCCTACCAGGCCGCCCCGGTGGCGGCGGTGTGCGACATCATCCAGCTGCCGGCCTTCCTTTCACGGCAGACCGATCTGGTGGTGGCCATGGCCAAGACCGACGCCGTGATCAACATCAAGAAGGCCCAGTTCCTCGCGCCCCAGGAGATGAAGCACATCCTCGCCAAGTGCGAAGAAGCCGGTAACGACCAACTGATCCTTTGCGAGCGCGGCTCCTCCTTCGGCTATAACAACCTGGTGGTCGATATGCTCGGCTTCGGCATCATGAAGAGCTTCGGTTACCCGGTGTTCTTCGATGTGACCCACGCCCTGCAGATGCCAGGCGGGCGCGCCGATTCCGCCGGTGGCCGCCGCGCCCAGGTCACCGACCTGGCCAAGGCCGGCATGAGCCAGGGCCTGGCCGGTCTGTTCCTCGAAGCCCATCCCGATCCCGAACATGCCAAGTGCGATGGCCCCTGCGCCCTGCGCCTGGACAAGCTGGAGCCCTTCCTGGCCCAGCTCAAGGCGCTGGACGAGCTGGTGAAGTCGTTCACGCCTATCGAAACTGCTTGA
- a CDS encoding CTP synthase translates to MTRFIFVTGGVVSSLGKGIASASLGAILEARGLKVTMLKLDPYINVDPGTMSPFQHGEVFVTHDGAETDLDLGHYERFIRTTVTQNNNFTTGRIYMDVLRKERRGDYLGATVQVIPHITDEIKRRIIKGAGDADVALVEIGGTVGDIESQPFLEAIRQLRVEIGARRAMLMHLTLVPYIATAGETKTKPTQHSVKELRSIGLQPDVLICRSDHTVDSSSRRKIALFTNVEERAVISLEDVDTIYRIPSVLHAQGLDEFVVERFSLECKPADLSEWDRVVDAKLNPEREVTIAMVGKYMELLDAYKSLIEAMTHAGIQSRTKVNLRYIDSEHIEQQGTHLLKGVDAILVPGGFGLRGVEGKIATVQYARENKIPYLGICLGMQVAVIEFARNVLGWKDANSTEFDKASGHPVVGLITEWQDSTGATEIRTEGSDLGGTMRLGAQECQLIGGTQVHDCYGQDVIVERHRHRYEVNNNLLPQIEAAGLKISGRSGDGALVEVVEAPDHPWFVACQFHPEFTSTPRDGHPLFSGFVNAALRYAKKD, encoded by the coding sequence ATGACGCGCTTTATTTTCGTCACGGGCGGTGTTGTTTCTTCTTTGGGGAAAGGCATCGCCTCGGCCTCCCTGGGCGCCATTCTGGAAGCGAGAGGGCTGAAGGTCACCATGCTCAAGCTGGACCCGTACATCAACGTGGACCCCGGCACCATGAGCCCCTTCCAGCACGGCGAGGTGTTCGTCACCCACGACGGCGCCGAGACCGACCTGGACCTGGGTCACTACGAGCGGTTCATCCGCACCACCGTGACCCAGAACAACAACTTCACCACCGGCCGCATCTACATGGACGTCCTGCGCAAGGAGCGGCGCGGTGACTACCTGGGCGCCACCGTGCAGGTGATCCCGCACATCACCGACGAGATCAAGAGACGCATCATCAAGGGCGCCGGCGATGCCGACGTGGCCCTGGTGGAGATCGGTGGCACCGTCGGCGACATCGAGTCGCAGCCCTTCCTCGAAGCCATCCGCCAGCTGCGGGTGGAGATCGGCGCGCGCCGTGCCATGCTGATGCACCTGACCCTGGTGCCCTACATCGCCACCGCCGGCGAGACCAAGACCAAGCCGACCCAGCATTCGGTCAAGGAACTGCGCTCCATCGGCCTGCAGCCCGATGTGCTGATCTGCCGTTCCGACCACACCGTCGACAGCTCCTCCCGCCGCAAGATCGCGCTCTTCACTAACGTCGAAGAGCGGGCGGTCATCTCCCTGGAAGACGTCGACACCATCTACCGCATTCCTTCCGTGCTGCACGCTCAGGGCCTGGACGAATTCGTCGTCGAGCGCTTCAGCCTGGAGTGCAAGCCGGCCGACCTGTCCGAGTGGGACCGCGTGGTGGACGCCAAGCTCAACCCCGAGCGGGAAGTCACCATCGCCATGGTCGGCAAGTACATGGAACTGCTCGACGCCTACAAGTCGCTGATCGAGGCCATGACCCACGCCGGTATCCAGAGCCGCACCAAGGTCAACTTGCGCTATATCGACTCCGAGCACATCGAGCAGCAGGGCACCCACCTGCTCAAGGGCGTCGATGCCATCCTGGTGCCCGGCGGCTTCGGCCTGCGCGGCGTGGAAGGCAAGATCGCCACCGTGCAATACGCTCGCGAGAACAAAATTCCCTACCTGGGCATCTGCCTGGGCATGCAGGTGGCGGTGATCGAATTCGCCCGTAACGTGCTGGGCTGGAAAGACGCCAACTCCACCGAATTCGACAAGGCCAGCGGCCACCCGGTGGTCGGCCTGATCACCGAATGGCAGGATTCCACCGGCGCCACCGAAATCCGCACCGAAGGTTCCGACCTGGGCGGCACCATGCGGCTGGGCGCCCAGGAGTGCCAGTTGATCGGCGGCACCCAGGTGCACGACTGCTACGGCCAGGACGTCATCGTCGAGCGTCATCGTCACCGCTACGAGGTCAACAACAACCTGCTGCCGCAGATCGAGGCCGCTGGCCTGAAGATCTCCGGTCGCTCGGGCGACGGCGCCCTGGTGGAAGTGGTGGAGGCCCCGGATCATCCCTGGTTCGTCGCTTGCCAGTTCCACCCGGAGTTCACCTCCACCCCGCGTGACGGCCACCCGCTGTTCAGTGGCTTCGTCAATGCCGCCCTGCGCTACGCCAAGAAGGATTGA
- the tilS gene encoding tRNA lysidine(34) synthetase TilS, which produces MGLLDRLHARLERQPPTRHWQVGFSGGLDSTVLLHLFAQLRDSGLVRGLSAVHVHHGLQSAADAWVSHCAEVCKALQVPLDTLHVRTDGAASLERAAREARYAAFARVLPTDGCLVLGQHRDDQLETLLLRLVRGAGVKGLAGMPGARSFAVGRLWRPLLDEPRAALLAYAQAAGLAWIEDPSNADTHLDRNYLRHEVLPRLRSRWPGVAQVMARSAAHLAEADELLGELAALDLQQAQAGEQPFAWLPLPSLALAPLQALSEARQRNALRAWLASLTRQPGSAHWAGWQALRDSGEASDPLWQLEGGSVRRGAGRIWWVPDTWSVEPLPLVVTAQANTLELSGNGRLVFAGEGAAPGWRVAYRQGGERFVVPGRGTRDLKRLLNERGVPPFLRGRLPLLWRGDELLAVANLPGLDGLPDGGRLQWLPADGMGGFELG; this is translated from the coding sequence ATGGGTCTGCTGGACCGGTTGCACGCCCGCCTGGAGCGGCAGCCGCCTACCCGTCACTGGCAGGTAGGTTTCTCCGGCGGACTCGACTCCACCGTCCTGCTGCACCTCTTCGCCCAACTGCGCGACAGCGGTCTAGTCCGAGGCTTGAGCGCGGTGCACGTGCACCATGGTTTACAGAGCGCGGCAGACGCCTGGGTGAGCCACTGCGCCGAGGTCTGCAAGGCGCTGCAGGTGCCCCTCGATACCCTGCACGTCCGCACCGATGGCGCTGCGAGCCTCGAGCGTGCCGCTCGGGAAGCGCGCTACGCCGCGTTCGCCCGGGTGTTACCCACGGATGGCTGTCTGGTGCTGGGTCAGCACCGTGACGACCAGCTCGAAACCCTGCTGCTACGCCTGGTGCGTGGCGCCGGTGTGAAGGGGCTGGCTGGCATGCCGGGTGCGCGGTCCTTCGCGGTCGGTCGTCTCTGGCGACCCTTGCTGGACGAGCCGCGGGCCGCATTGCTGGCCTATGCCCAGGCCGCCGGGCTGGCGTGGATCGAAGATCCCAGCAACGCCGATACCCATTTGGATCGCAACTACCTCAGGCACGAGGTATTGCCGCGGCTAAGAAGTCGCTGGCCGGGTGTCGCTCAGGTCATGGCACGCAGTGCCGCTCATCTGGCCGAGGCCGACGAATTGCTCGGGGAGTTGGCTGCCCTCGATCTGCAGCAAGCCCAGGCGGGCGAGCAGCCCTTCGCCTGGCTCCCGCTGCCCAGTCTGGCCCTGGCGCCCTTGCAGGCCTTGAGCGAGGCGCGGCAGCGCAATGCCCTGCGCGCCTGGCTGGCTTCCTTGACCCGCCAGCCTGGCAGCGCCCATTGGGCCGGTTGGCAGGCACTGCGCGATAGCGGTGAGGCGAGCGATCCGCTCTGGCAACTGGAAGGCGGCAGCGTGCGACGGGGGGCAGGGCGAATCTGGTGGGTGCCCGATACGTGGTCGGTGGAGCCGCTGCCCCTGGTCGTCACCGCGCAAGCCAATACCCTGGAGCTCTCCGGCAATGGTCGACTGGTCTTTGCAGGGGAGGGCGCCGCACCCGGCTGGCGGGTCGCCTATCGGCAGGGTGGCGAGCGTTTCGTGGTGCCCGGGCGGGGTACTCGCGATCTGAAGCGGCTGCTCAACGAGCGCGGGGTGCCGCCGTTCCTGCGCGGCCGTTTGCCGCTGCTCTGGCGCGGCGACGAACTGCTGGCGGTGGCCAATCTGCCCGGCCTGGATGGGCTGCCGGACGGAGGGCGCCTTCAATGGCTGCCCGCAGACGGCATGGGCGGGTTTGAGCTGGGATGA
- a CDS encoding acetyl-CoA carboxylase carboxyltransferase subunit alpha gives MNPNYLDFEQPIADLQAKIEELRLVGNDNALNISDEIARLQEKSQALTKSIFSDLSSWQVARLARHPLRPYTLDYIGYLFTDFEELHGDRHFADDPAIVGGIARLDGRPVMVIGHQKGREVREKVRRNFGMPRPEGYRKACRLMEMAERFKMPILTFIDTPGAYPGIDAEERGQSEAIAWNLRVMARLKTPIIATVIGEGGSGGALAIGVCDQLNMLQHSTYSVISPEGCASILWKTAEKAPDAAEAMGITAERLKSLNIVDQVIDEPLGGAHRDPQAMAASLRSALLQQLDDLKGYDVPALLERRYERLMSYGIS, from the coding sequence ATGAACCCGAACTATCTCGATTTCGAACAGCCCATCGCCGATCTCCAGGCCAAGATCGAAGAACTTCGACTGGTCGGTAACGACAATGCGCTGAACATCAGTGACGAGATCGCCCGGTTGCAGGAGAAGAGCCAGGCGCTCACCAAGAGCATCTTCAGCGACCTCTCTAGCTGGCAGGTCGCCCGCCTGGCGCGGCATCCGCTGCGGCCCTACACCCTCGACTACATCGGCTACCTCTTCACCGATTTCGAAGAGCTGCACGGTGACCGCCACTTCGCCGACGATCCGGCCATCGTGGGAGGTATCGCCCGCCTGGACGGCCGCCCGGTGATGGTCATCGGCCACCAGAAAGGCCGTGAAGTCCGCGAGAAGGTCCGTCGCAACTTCGGCATGCCGCGTCCGGAAGGCTATCGCAAGGCCTGCCGCCTGATGGAGATGGCCGAGCGCTTCAAGATGCCGATCCTAACCTTCATCGACACCCCCGGCGCCTATCCGGGTATCGATGCCGAAGAGCGTGGCCAGAGCGAAGCCATTGCCTGGAACCTGCGCGTCATGGCGCGCCTGAAGACCCCCATCATCGCCACCGTGATTGGCGAGGGTGGTTCCGGTGGCGCCCTGGCCATCGGTGTCTGCGACCAGCTCAACATGCTGCAGCACTCGACCTACTCGGTGATCTCGCCGGAAGGCTGCGCCTCCATCCTGTGGAAGACTGCCGAGAAGGCCCCCGATGCCGCCGAGGCCATGGGTATCACCGCCGAGCGCCTGAAGAGCCTGAACATCGTCGACCAGGTGATCGACGAGCCCCTGGGTGGCGCTCATCGCGATCCCCAGGCGATGGCCGCCAGCCTGCGCAGCGCGCTGCTGCAACAACTCGACGACCTCAAGGGCTATGACGTGCCAGCGCTGCTGGAGCGTCGCTACGAGCGCCTGATGAGCTACGGCATCTCCTGA